ATATGGGCTTACGGCCGATGGTGGGTTATTGGTTAATGCATCAAGAAGTATATTATATGCCTCTACAGGTACTGACTTTACTCAGCAGGCTCGTGCGGAGGCTAAACGTATGCAACAGGAGATGAAAAGATATTTGGGAGAAATGTAAAAGCAATACGGATTAGTGTTTCGTAAGCCGGGGTAATGTATTTGGTTTTCTGCTTATACATGCAGATAATTGTACATTATACACCGTTTGTTATACATTACGCCTGTGCTGGAATCGTTTCTCTATTTTATCTGGCAATACCAGTACTTTTCGCCAACAAATCTTACAACAACCGAGGGAGAATCCATACAGGTCATCAACCCTGGTTTTCGAAACCATAATGCCGGGCCTGATTTTACGAATGCTCGTTTGCTAATCAACGATGTCGAGTGGGTAGGAACCGTAGAGATGCATACGCAGGCATCGGATTGGCTGGTTCATAAGCATCAATATGACCGGGCCTATGACAATGTGATTCTCCATGTGGTTTGGCAGGATGATACGTCGGTCACCGGTCGTCGAGTTGACCGGACGAATGGAACCGCGCTGCCAACGCTTGAGCTACACCATCGTACCGACCCTTTACTGCTTGAGCGATACCACCTGCTCACAACATCGGCCGACGCCATTCCCTGTGCAGGTCAATTCCGTTCTGTATCACCACTTCGCATAACGTCTATGCTGGATAAGACGATGCTGCAACGGCTTGAGCGCAAGGCTGTTATTGTACGTGATTTAGTTGATGGTACAGGTGGAGATTGGGAGGAAACGGTTTATCGATTGCTGGCTATTACGATGGGATTCAAGATAAATGCTGAGCCTATGGCGCAGCTCAGTCGGGCCGTACCGTTGAAAGCTTTGTTAAAACATCGTGATAATCTTATCCAGGTTGAAGCGTTATTGTTTGGTACAGCCGGTTTACTGGATGGGAAGGTAAAAGAACAGGATAGGTATATAGATACTCTGGAGCGTGAGTATCGGTTTCTGGCGGCTAAATATGGTGTCGTGGATAAGCAGATGCCAGCGCATATATGGAAGTGGGGGAGGTTGCGCCCTGCCAATTTCCCGACTCTTCGTGTTGCCCAGTTAGCCTGC
This window of the Spirosoma aerolatum genome carries:
- a CDS encoding DUF2851 family protein; translation: MLESFLYFIWQYQYFSPTNLTTTEGESIQVINPGFRNHNAGPDFTNARLLINDVEWVGTVEMHTQASDWLVHKHQYDRAYDNVILHVVWQDDTSVTGRRVDRTNGTALPTLELHHRTDPLLLERYHLLTTSADAIPCAGQFRSVSPLRITSMLDKTMLQRLERKAVIVRDLVDGTGGDWEETVYRLLAITMGFKINAEPMAQLSRAVPLKALLKHRDNLIQVEALLFGTAGLLDGKVKEQDRYIDTLEREYRFLAAKYGVVDKQMPAHIWKWGRLRPANFPTLRVAQLACLITRNASLFSLFAGATDAKLLVEALQITPSAYWQSHYRFGKASEKTVPTLGESSAIGIIVNAVVPLLAAYAHHRGEPAYIDRAISLLEQLPAEKNRLTEGWDTLGLGIHTAFDSQAAIELYNEFCSVKKCLSCQIGAALLK